The following are from one region of the Roseobacter fucihabitans genome:
- a CDS encoding glycine betaine ABC transporter substrate-binding protein, with product MSLKKTLLSATTALALLSAPAFASEEVKIGVPSWTGAQAIAHLLAAVVEMRIGGTAEMVPGNNATIFQAMDQGKGDIDVHPDVWLPNQQSFTQKYVDGAGTVTLSSNPYQGNQGFCVSQDFAKANSITDIADLGRPDVAALMDSDGNGKGEMWIGAPGWASANVNEVKVRDYGLLDFVEPVRAEESVKTARVKDSIAKGEGYAFYCYKPHAIWYQFDVEMLSEPTFDEAKYVMVQPSDDPDWYEKSNVATKDALKEVQIAWSNSLADRSPAIAEFFERFSLTADDVSNFAFEISGNGRDPAEVAREWVEANPERVDGWLGL from the coding sequence ATGTCATTGAAAAAGACCCTTCTATCCGCAACCACCGCGCTTGCCCTGCTGAGCGCGCCCGCCTTCGCCTCTGAGGAGGTCAAAATCGGCGTGCCGTCCTGGACGGGCGCACAGGCCATCGCGCATCTGCTTGCGGCGGTGGTTGAGATGCGCATCGGCGGCACCGCGGAGATGGTGCCCGGCAATAACGCCACGATCTTTCAGGCGATGGATCAGGGCAAGGGCGACATTGATGTGCACCCCGATGTCTGGTTACCGAACCAGCAGAGCTTTACCCAGAAATACGTGGACGGTGCGGGCACTGTGACGCTCTCCTCCAACCCCTATCAAGGCAATCAGGGCTTCTGCGTCAGCCAGGATTTCGCCAAAGCCAACAGCATTACCGACATCGCCGATCTGGGGCGCCCGGACGTAGCGGCTTTGATGGACAGCGATGGCAATGGCAAAGGCGAGATGTGGATCGGCGCACCCGGTTGGGCCTCGGCCAACGTCAATGAGGTCAAGGTGCGCGATTATGGTTTGCTCGATTTCGTCGAGCCGGTGCGCGCTGAAGAAAGCGTGAAAACGGCGCGGGTCAAGGATTCCATCGCCAAGGGCGAAGGCTATGCGTTCTATTGCTATAAACCGCATGCGATCTGGTATCAGTTCGACGTTGAAATGCTGAGCGAACCCACGTTTGATGAAGCAAAATATGTCATGGTCCAACCCTCCGATGACCCGGATTGGTACGAAAAATCCAATGTCGCCACCAAGGACGCTTTGAAAGAAGTACAAATTGCATGGTCCAACTCTTTGGCAGACCGCTCACCGGCCATTGCCGAGTTCTTTGAGCGCTTTTCCCTGACAGCCGATGACGTCAGCAACTTTGCCTTTGAGATCAGCGGCAATGGTCGTGACCCGGCCGAGGTTGCTCGCGAATGGGTCGAAGCGAACCCTGAGCGCGTTGACGGTTGGTTGGGTCTCTGA
- a CDS encoding LysR family transcriptional regulator — translation MDLKWLDDVLVLLEEGNMSRAAMRRHITQPAFSRRIRSFEGWLGTDVLQRGANSVEISPALHANEPELRALIARIRDLRSKIAHFDPASSTVSLAAQHAPVFSVFPDMALHAQQKFPALKFRLRPGNLRDCVTMFLRGDANMLLCYESETVGPMPFGPRIRRAIWGDDFLVPVIGGALRSSLCDDGTLPRNTPAIIYPENSYFGEVLNASGRPFATRAFSENPFCETAFSSGIKQLVLAGMGVGWLPHSMSFSEIESGELISLAHHLGEEQLKIALYADVRDAVAMSLLEVWSARAV, via the coding sequence ATGGACTTGAAATGGCTGGATGATGTGTTGGTCTTGCTGGAGGAGGGTAATATGAGCCGCGCGGCAATGCGTCGCCACATCACTCAACCTGCCTTTTCGCGCCGCATCCGTAGCTTTGAGGGGTGGCTGGGCACGGATGTGTTGCAGCGGGGCGCAAATTCAGTGGAGATCAGCCCGGCATTGCACGCGAATGAACCAGAATTGCGCGCTCTGATCGCCCGCATCCGGGATTTGCGCAGCAAGATTGCGCATTTCGATCCGGCCAGTTCAACGGTGTCCCTGGCCGCGCAACATGCGCCGGTGTTTTCGGTCTTTCCCGATATGGCCCTGCACGCACAACAAAAGTTCCCCGCGTTGAAATTCCGTCTGCGACCGGGAAACCTGCGCGATTGTGTGACGATGTTTCTGCGCGGGGATGCCAATATGTTGCTGTGTTACGAATCCGAAACTGTGGGTCCGATGCCCTTTGGCCCCCGCATCCGTCGCGCGATTTGGGGTGATGATTTTCTCGTCCCGGTGATCGGGGGCGCTTTGCGGTCTTCGCTGTGTGATGATGGGACCCTGCCGCGCAACACGCCCGCAATCATCTACCCGGAAAACAGCTATTTTGGGGAGGTGCTTAATGCCTCCGGACGCCCCTTTGCCACACGCGCCTTTTCGGAAAACCCTTTTTGTGAAACTGCTTTCTCAAGTGGCATAAAACAGTTGGTTCTGGCTGGGATGGGTGTGGGATGGCTGCCTCATTCGATGAGTTTCAGCGAAATCGAAAGTGGTGAATTGATTTCGCTGGCCCACCATCTGGGCGAAGAACAGTTGAAAATTGCGCTCTATGCGGATGTGCGTGACGCGGTCGCAATGTCGCTGCTGGAAGTATGGAGCGCGCGGGCGGTCTAA
- a CDS encoding selenium-binding protein SBP56-related protein: MNLRPDPTFHASPKLAMQAPVENYAFTVMLSPDGTQSDGIAVVDVNPKSDTYGQIVHQVIVPNKGDEFHHFGWNACSSSLSPLTGHAFLERRYLIVPGIRSSRIYIIDVKDPLKAKIHKTIEPEEIFAKTGYSRPHTIHCGPEGIYVSTLGGGGEDGTDGPPGIFIMDCETFEVIGRYEMDRGKQDKHYDFWWNLPQNYMVSSEWGLPPQFENGVVPEDLLSNKYGHSIHFWDLRARKNIQTMDFGENYQMALEIRPAHDPTKSYGFCGVVVDTTNLQGAIFTWWRDDDGVWQSKKTITIDPVPADADDLPDLLKGFGAVPPLVTDIDLSLDDKYLYVACWGLGEMHQYDVTDPMNPVLAGKVELGGIVANHKHPNGKDFAFGPQMVEISRDGKRVYWTNSLYSTWDDQFYPNDEGGQMVMANVGAQGGFELDKDFYIDFPKGLRAHQIRLEGGDCSTDSFCYPSV; this comes from the coding sequence ATGAACTTACGGCCAGATCCGACGTTTCACGCGTCACCCAAACTCGCCATGCAGGCACCGGTGGAAAACTATGCATTCACCGTCATGCTCAGCCCGGATGGCACCCAATCAGACGGCATCGCCGTGGTAGATGTGAACCCTAAATCAGACACTTACGGGCAGATCGTGCATCAGGTGATCGTCCCCAACAAGGGCGATGAATTTCACCACTTCGGCTGGAATGCCTGCTCCTCCTCGCTCTCACCGCTCACCGGTCACGCGTTCCTGGAGCGCCGTTATCTGATCGTGCCGGGCATCCGGTCCTCGCGGATTTACATTATCGACGTGAAGGATCCGCTGAAAGCCAAGATCCACAAGACCATCGAGCCCGAAGAGATTTTCGCCAAAACCGGTTATTCACGCCCCCACACAATCCACTGCGGCCCGGAAGGCATTTATGTCTCCACCCTTGGCGGCGGTGGCGAGGATGGCACGGATGGCCCCCCCGGCATCTTCATCATGGATTGCGAGACCTTCGAGGTCATCGGGCGCTATGAAATGGATCGCGGCAAGCAGGACAAACACTATGATTTCTGGTGGAATCTGCCGCAAAATTATATGGTCAGCTCTGAATGGGGCCTGCCGCCGCAGTTCGAAAACGGCGTGGTGCCCGAAGACCTTCTGTCCAATAAATACGGCCACTCAATCCATTTCTGGGACCTGCGCGCGCGCAAGAACATCCAGACCATGGACTTTGGTGAGAACTACCAGATGGCGCTGGAAATTCGCCCGGCACATGATCCGACCAAATCCTATGGGTTCTGCGGCGTGGTCGTGGACACCACCAACCTGCAAGGCGCGATCTTCACGTGGTGGCGTGATGACGATGGCGTGTGGCAGTCTAAAAAGACCATCACAATTGATCCCGTTCCCGCAGATGCCGACGACCTGCCAGACCTGTTGAAAGGGTTTGGGGCCGTGCCGCCGCTGGTCACGGATATCGACCTCAGCCTGGATGACAAATATCTCTATGTCGCCTGTTGGGGGCTTGGCGAGATGCACCAATATGATGTCACGGACCCGATGAACCCGGTTCTGGCGGGTAAGGTCGAATTAGGCGGGATCGTTGCCAACCATAAACACCCCAATGGCAAGGATTTCGCCTTTGGACCGCAGATGGTCGAGATCAGCCGCGATGGGAAACGGGTTTACTGGACCAATTCGCTTTATTCCACGTGGGACGATCAATTCTATCCCAACGATGAAGGTGGCCAGATGGTCATGGCGAACGTCGGTGCACAGGGTGGGTTTGAGCTCGACAAGGATTTCTACATCGATTTCCCCAAAGGGCTTCGGGCGCATCAGATCCGGCTTGAAGGGGGCGATTGTTCCACCGACAGTTTTTGTTACCCGTCGGTCTGA
- a CDS encoding HEPN domain-containing protein has product MVKNARQHIFETDVGAYAELAPVIQRLAEALGRDGRYAREDKVLDVAVSLERLFKPTGRRISLDLQNAVADTLGTSDESKSQFRDQVKHFYDVRSAIIHGPVDAKKKQLLTETGEAFQNGFELARASLMKKLKTELL; this is encoded by the coding sequence TTGGTCAAGAACGCGCGCCAACACATATTTGAGACAGATGTTGGAGCCTACGCCGAGCTTGCACCTGTAATTCAACGGTTGGCTGAGGCGCTTGGCAGAGATGGGCGATATGCACGCGAAGACAAGGTTCTTGACGTTGCCGTGTCGCTGGAGCGGCTTTTCAAGCCAACTGGCAGGCGCATCAGTTTGGATTTACAAAATGCTGTCGCAGACACTCTTGGCACCAGCGATGAATCAAAATCCCAGTTCAGAGATCAGGTGAAACATTTCTATGATGTACGGTCGGCAATCATTCATGGCCCGGTAGACGCAAAGAAAAAGCAGCTCCTGACAGAAACAGGTGAGGCCTTTCAAAATGGATTTGAATTGGCTCGCGCGTCACTCATGAAAAAACTGAAGACGGAGCTTCTTTGA
- the cueR gene encoding Cu(I)-responsive transcriptional regulator — protein MNISAASKAAGLPVKTVRYYADIKLVEAPSRSSAGYRTYDDATVRKLVFVRRSRAFGFSIEGCRELLSLYQDQDRTSSEVKRIASKRLEEIEEKPRELQSLHDELAHLVTSCRGDHMPDCPIIDYLG, from the coding sequence ATGAATATCTCTGCTGCATCAAAGGCGGCGGGTCTCCCCGTCAAAACTGTGCGTTATTACGCCGACATCAAGTTGGTCGAAGCGCCGTCCCGATCGAGTGCAGGATACCGCACCTATGATGATGCGACCGTGCGTAAACTGGTGTTCGTCAGACGATCACGGGCGTTCGGGTTCAGCATCGAAGGATGCCGCGAACTGCTTAGCCTCTATCAAGATCAGGACCGCACTAGTTCGGAAGTGAAACGGATCGCATCTAAGCGATTGGAAGAGATCGAAGAGAAGCCGCGAGAGCTTCAGTCCCTGCATGATGAGTTGGCTCATCTGGTGACATCATGCCGTGGCGACCACATGCCTGACTGTCCCATTATCGATTACCTTGGGTGA
- a CDS encoding glutaredoxin yields MPKDIAAKTATLYRMVMTDHMCPYGLKSKDLLERQGYQVDDRHLTSRDKVDAFKAKHDVKTTPQVFIDETRIGGFDDLSTHLGKVPKSKDATTYKPVIALFTVALLMAIAVTWVALGTVFTGRTVEWFISISMVLLGLQKLQDVERFATMFLNYDLLAQRWVRYGYVYPFVETGAGLLMMAGVLTWLSAPAALFVASIGALSVFKAVYVDKRELKCACVGGDSKVPLGFVSLTENLMMVGMAVWMLSKL; encoded by the coding sequence ATGCCCAAGGATATCGCCGCCAAAACTGCCACCCTCTATCGGATGGTAATGACCGACCACATGTGTCCCTACGGATTGAAGTCGAAAGACTTGCTGGAACGTCAGGGTTATCAAGTGGATGACCGCCACCTCACCAGCCGTGACAAGGTTGATGCGTTCAAAGCCAAGCATGATGTGAAGACGACGCCACAGGTGTTCATTGATGAAACCCGCATCGGTGGGTTCGATGACCTGAGCACACATCTAGGAAAGGTCCCCAAGTCCAAAGATGCCACGACCTATAAGCCTGTCATTGCTTTATTCACGGTCGCATTGTTGATGGCCATCGCTGTGACTTGGGTGGCGTTGGGTACCGTATTCACGGGGCGGACAGTGGAATGGTTCATCTCGATATCAATGGTGTTGCTGGGTCTGCAAAAGCTGCAAGACGTTGAGCGGTTCGCTACGATGTTCTTGAACTATGATTTGTTGGCACAGCGGTGGGTTCGCTATGGATACGTCTATCCGTTCGTTGAGACAGGGGCGGGTCTGCTCATGATGGCGGGTGTTCTCACATGGTTGTCTGCACCAGCGGCGTTGTTCGTGGCAAGCATCGGTGCTCTCAGTGTGTTCAAGGCGGTCTACGTCGATAAACGCGAGCTTAAATGCGCTTGCGTCGGTGGGGATAGCAAAGTGCCGTTGGGGTTTGTGTCGCTGACCGAAAACCTGATGATGGTTGGCATGGCGGTCTGGATGCTTTCGAAGCTGTGA
- the rlmB gene encoding 23S rRNA (guanosine(2251)-2'-O)-methyltransferase RlmB → MKKPKWVVQKEQDRKAEGRETVWLFGLHAVRDALMNPNREKLRLIVTLNAQNKLADAIEHAAITPEIVDPRKFSAPLDPGSVHQGVALEVKPLNWGRLEDVCIGPASPRVVLLDRVTDPHNVGAILRSAEVLGASAVIGTRHHSAPETGALAKSASGALERQPYVRVRNLADAIRALQDMGYIVLGLDGEASQTIEAAVEGRRERPLALVLGAEGPGLREKTKETVDALVRIDAAGQFGSLNVSNAAALALYASKAPGESAAR, encoded by the coding sequence ATGAAAAAGCCCAAGTGGGTTGTACAAAAAGAGCAGGACAGGAAAGCCGAAGGTCGCGAGACGGTTTGGTTGTTTGGCCTGCATGCGGTGCGCGATGCGCTGATGAACCCGAACCGCGAAAAGCTACGCCTGATTGTAACGTTAAATGCCCAGAACAAACTGGCCGATGCGATCGAGCACGCTGCTATCACGCCCGAAATCGTTGATCCGCGCAAATTTTCCGCACCGCTTGATCCCGGATCCGTGCATCAGGGGGTCGCGCTGGAGGTCAAACCGCTCAATTGGGGGCGGCTTGAGGACGTATGCATCGGGCCTGCCTCGCCGCGCGTTGTGTTGCTGGACCGGGTGACGGATCCGCATAATGTGGGGGCTATTCTGCGATCAGCGGAAGTTTTGGGAGCCTCTGCGGTGATCGGCACGCGGCACCATTCTGCGCCCGAAACCGGGGCCTTGGCCAAAAGCGCGAGCGGTGCGCTGGAACGTCAGCCTTACGTGCGGGTGCGCAACCTGGCGGATGCGATCCGCGCGCTTCAGGACATGGGGTATATCGTTCTGGGGCTGGACGGGGAGGCCTCCCAGACCATCGAGGCGGCTGTTGAGGGTCGGCGGGAACGCCCTCTCGCCCTTGTGCTCGGGGCCGAAGGGCCGGGGTTGCGTGAAAAGACAAAGGAAACCGTGGATGCATTGGTGCGCATTGACGCGGCGGGGCAATTTGGCTCGCTGAACGTCTCGAATGCCGCCGCGCTCGCCTTATATGCCAGTAAAGCGCCGGGTGAGAGCGCGGCGCGCTGA
- a CDS encoding CoA-binding protein — MNYSDALLKDILTRTRRIAVVGVSLNPVRPSYYVARYLTLKGFNVVPVNPVHEGKQLFGQTVRGALSDIDGPVDMVDIFRRSEAVPPIVDEALAQFPQLQTLWMQIGVEHPEAASKAEARGVTVIQNRCPKIEYQRLFGELRMGGFATGVISSKL; from the coding sequence ATGAATTATTCCGACGCTCTGCTCAAAGACATCCTGACGCGCACGCGGCGCATTGCGGTGGTTGGCGTGTCCCTCAACCCGGTCCGCCCGAGTTATTATGTCGCGCGCTATTTGACGCTCAAGGGATTTAATGTCGTGCCTGTGAACCCGGTGCATGAAGGCAAACAGCTGTTTGGCCAGACCGTGCGGGGCGCACTCAGCGATATCGACGGCCCCGTGGATATGGTGGATATTTTCCGCCGTTCCGAGGCCGTGCCGCCCATCGTCGATGAGGCCTTGGCGCAGTTTCCACAGCTGCAAACCCTCTGGATGCAAATCGGGGTTGAACATCCGGAGGCCGCCAGCAAGGCCGAAGCGCGCGGCGTCACCGTCATCCAGAACAGATGCCCCAAGATCGAGTATCAGCGCCTGTTCGGCGAATTGCGCATGGGTGGCTTTGCGACGGGTGTTATTTCGTCGAAACTCTAG
- a CDS encoding phosphoribosyl-ATP diphosphatase: MTLNDLFDTIQARKVADPKSSWTAQLLAKGPEKCAEKFGEEAIEAIIEAVKGDKAGLTSEAADVLYHLMVMLAARDVTLADVLAELESRQAQSGIAEKAARS, from the coding sequence ATGACACTGAACGATCTTTTCGACACCATTCAGGCGCGCAAGGTCGCGGATCCAAAAAGCAGCTGGACCGCGCAGCTCTTGGCGAAGGGTCCCGAAAAATGCGCCGAAAAATTCGGTGAGGAAGCCATTGAGGCCATCATCGAAGCGGTGAAGGGTGACAAGGCAGGGCTGACGTCGGAAGCGGCAGATGTGCTCTACCACCTCATGGTCATGCTGGCCGCGCGGGATGTGACGCTCGCGGATGTTCTGGCGGAGCTTGAAAGCCGGCAGGCCCAATCCGGCATCGCGGAAAAAGCCGCGCGTTCCTAG
- the hisF gene encoding imidazole glycerol phosphate synthase subunit HisF — protein MLKTRIIPCLDVADGRVVKGVNFVDLRDAGDPVDAAIAYDAAGADELCFLDITATHENRATMFDVVTRTAEHCYIPLTVGGGVRTPADVRALLLAGADKVSFNSAAVANPDVVAQAADQFGSQCIVVAIDAKTVSPGKWEIFTHGGRKPTGIDAVEFARTVVAKGAGEILLTSMDRDGTRAGFNLPLTRAISDAVHVPVIASGGVGTLDHLVEGVTEGGASAVLAASIFHFGDFTIRQAKDHMAAAGIPMRLI, from the coding sequence ATGCTGAAAACCCGCATCATCCCCTGCCTTGACGTCGCCGATGGCCGCGTGGTCAAGGGCGTGAATTTCGTCGATCTGCGCGATGCGGGCGACCCGGTCGATGCCGCCATCGCCTATGACGCCGCGGGTGCGGATGAATTATGTTTCCTCGACATCACCGCGACGCATGAAAACCGCGCGACCATGTTCGATGTCGTCACCCGCACGGCGGAACATTGCTACATCCCGCTGACGGTCGGGGGTGGCGTGCGCACGCCTGCGGATGTGCGCGCTTTGCTGCTGGCGGGCGCGGATAAGGTCTCATTCAACTCGGCAGCCGTCGCCAACCCGGATGTTGTCGCGCAAGCGGCGGATCAATTCGGCAGCCAATGCATCGTGGTCGCCATCGACGCCAAGACGGTCAGCCCCGGCAAATGGGAAATCTTCACGCACGGCGGGCGCAAACCCACCGGCATTGACGCGGTCGAATTCGCGCGGACCGTCGTTGCAAAAGGTGCGGGTGAAATCCTGCTGACCTCCATGGACCGCGACGGCACCCGCGCGGGTTTCAACCTGCCGCTCACACGCGCCATTTCCGACGCGGTGCATGTGCCGGTGATCGCCTCTGGCGGGGTCGGCACGCTCGATCATCTGGTCGAGGGCGTGACAGAGGGCGGTGCCTCGGCGGTTCTGGCCGCGTCGATTTTTCATTTTGGCGACTTCACCATCCGCCAGGCCAAGGACCACATGGCCGCCGCCGGTATACCGATGAGGCTGATATGA